A section of the Humulus lupulus chromosome 2, drHumLupu1.1, whole genome shotgun sequence genome encodes:
- the LOC133814138 gene encoding uncharacterized protein LOC133814138 produces MAKPTFKLGLSFPSGKMFKQAIREYAIKNGKDIWFKRKDPHRARAQCKGVNWPWVCFASKVDDTPTFVIKTYEAKHKFSRKNNNRFATSQWLSDKYLEEFKINEKKGVSTFMHKVSKDHVLEISRDKAYRSWMIAIENIEGSYEEQYAALWDYAEEIKSTNRGSTIEFLKQMAENRVPWFKRMYICYYGLRDVFNGGCRPVIGLDGCHIKGVHPGQLLRAVGVDGNNQMFLVAFAVVEIENKDSWSWFVNMLRIDLKIDNSNHWTFITNKQKGLEQALTGMWEEGIPEAEHRHCDKSLKDLLWKAAREVTIRRFEAVMEEIRKINNEAYEWLIAVGPKHWSRSHFRTNPKCDILLNNMCEAFNGTKSILATRDGPILSMLERLRMYLM; encoded by the coding sequence ATGGCCAAACCAACCTTTAAATTGGGATTATCCTTTCCTTCAGGAAAAATGTTTAAGCAAGCAATAAGGGAGTATGCAATAAAAAATGGAAAGGATATATGGTTTAAGAGGAAAGATCCACATAGAGCCAGGGCACAATGTAAGGGTGTTAACTGGCCTTGGGTGTGTTTTGCATCTAAGGTTGATGACACTCCCACTTTTGTCATCAAAACATATGAAGCTAAACACAAGTTCTCTAGGAAAAATAATAATAGGTTTGCAACTTCCCAGTGGTTGAGTGACAAATACTTGGAAGAGTTCAAGATTAATGAAAAGAAAGGTGTTTCCACATTTATGCACAAGGTTAGTAAGGACCATGTGCTTGAAATATCAAGGGATAAAGCCTATAGATCTTGGATGATTGCAATAGAAAACATTGAAGGGAGCTATGAGGAACAATATGCTGCTCTTTGGGACTATGCAGAGGAAATTAAGTCAACTAATAGGGGTTCAACAATTGAGTTTCTGAAACAAATGGCAGAAAATAGGGTGCCATGGTTTAAGAGGATGTACATATGCTATTATGGGTTGAGAGATGTTTTCAATGGAGGATGCAGACCCGTCATTGGTTTAGATGGGTGTCATATTAAAGGTGTACATCCAGGACAGTTGCTAAGAGCAGTTGGTGTAGATGGAAACAACCAAATGTTTCTTGTTGCCTTTGCTGTGGTAGAAATAGAAAATAAAGACTCTTGGAGTTGGTTTGTGAACATGTTGAGGATAGACTTGAAAATTGACAACTCTAACCACTGGACCTTTATCACAAACAAACAAAAAGGATTGGAACAAGCTTTGACGGGGATGTGGGAAGAAGGGATACCTGAAGCTGAGCATAGACATTGTGATAAATCATTAAAAGACCTGCTATGGAAGGCTGCTAGAGAAGTAACTATTCGAAGGTTTGAAGCTGTTATGGAAGAGATTAGAAAGATCAATAATGAAGCTTATGAGTGGTTGATTGCTGTAGGTCCAAAACATTGGTCTAGATCACACTTTAGGACTAACCCTAAATGTGACATTCTGTTGAATAACATGTGCGAGGCTTTTAATGGGACAAAATCAATATTGGCTACTAGAGACGGACCAATATTGTCAATGCTAGAGCGACTTAGGATGTACTTGATGTAA